aaggAATATTCGAATTGAAGTAGTGGATAATTGTACCTATATCGGCTTCAGTGGTGCATTGAATAAGACGTGTGTATTGAATCGTTACGCCTAAATATAATTCTGAATCACAATGAATACCTAGTGTAAggttttgaaagaaaataaaatacagatgttaataaattattatattcagtttatAAACCCCAACACTCTGATCGTTATTCATATAGATTTGTTAATTGAGCTATCAACCTTTAATACTCTGGCAGCACAGCAGCATAAAGGAATAACGATCAGAGTGATGGCAGTTACAagttgacatttttaaaataaatatataaaacgaaaaaagaATGGCGAGAGGGATTCCTGGGGATTCCGCCGTCTGAACTTGAGAAGGAATGATTGTTATGTTGAAATAGTTTAAGTATCAAGTTTGTCTCTAAGCCAGATTggcaatttatgttaaaatatataagttcaatataattaaatacttaataatagtGCTGGTGTGGTATCATTATTTGGAACGGTTGGACTGTTTACTACACTAGTTACCATCTGTTTCGCGGTTTTTAGTTTATGTTTGTGGCCGATTGGTTGCCTAGCTCTTAAATAATCCGTTTCCAACTGTATTTCTAGATCTCCTAAACCCAAAATAGATTGGttgaagatatattttaaactttattgtctttgttagcgatcgttatttataattagcGATTACGTTAACAAGTGACAACAAAGAAAACAATGAGTCAGTTTATAAATAcattgcaatgttttttttttacaggaaATACAGGAATGTGTCTTTATTTCACGAGAAACGaggaaaataagtattaatatagatttctGCTTCATCCTCACTTATAATACATTTGTGATAGGTGGTCGTTCGGCTGTTCATAAGCGATTCAGCTGCCCGTATAACAAGACGTATTGAAAAGTTTTACGAGGCACTTAACACTCTACATCTTGTGATATATttcaagtctcataatgcctagtaattggGCTAAAACAGTAATACTAGACCCATAACCAGCACACAAAAGTGCTTGCACATTGATATCGTCTATCAGTGTAGCTATTATCAGTAAATTTCTTTCCAGAAGTTATGTGATGGTCCAAGATGAGTCTGTGGAAGAACATAAAGCAATGCAGCGGGCTGACAGCAAAGGACCCCGAGCTGAACAGGAGCCACTACTCCCTGGTCTCCGGCACTGAGCTGACCGGCAGCGCTTTGCAGCTATGGCACGACCTGCCTGAGGAAGTCAAGAATGATGAGGCGCTGGCTCCATTCAAGCAGCTCTGTGAGAAAGGAGGTAAGATAATTTTCCGCCATCATAACCGTGACTGCAACTCCGCTAAGCCTGGATCGacagcacgcattttatgacaccgggCGGTTAAGTTCAGCTAGTCTCAGGGAACTCAAATCTGTCtgtatcccgcaacgaaattattcAAATGGAGATAGAAATACTTATTAAGATGGTGGGGGGCTAGGTTCGCTAGTCGATACTTTGCCCAAAGTAGGGAGTTGTGTAGCACAATTGGGAAAACATTGGAAGGAGAATTTGGAGGCAATTTAGGGAGGAGAGGGTGAGGGAAGAACAGGAGCGTTATTTTAGGCTGGGCGGAGGAGAGAAGGAAGGCAAAGTTCGCGAGTCCTTATAGGCCTCAGTGTGAATTTATAAGCAAGAGGTATACAAACTGAGCTATGCGCCTACGGCCGCGGTAAATAATCCCCGTGCAATGGTGTACATGTACGGTGTGGCGTAGGGTAGGATGTCGTTATGATGAAATATCAATAGACAGTTAGacatattatcaaaatactGGTTCATACAGGGGGGAAGGCGATACAGTAATACAGGTATAATTCTGAgtctaaacatttttaattgattacGCTATACTTACATTAATTCAACTCCAATGTACGAGCGCCGTATGAATAAacattagataatattatctacCAGTAAGTTAATTAAGTAATGTTTTCTCTTTGTCAATTTGCCGTAAGAAAGAACAGAATGTAAAAACTAAGGAATTGAAACGCATGAATCCAATGAATTTTATTGGTGAAGAGACGtggctttaaatattataaaaattagtaCTACAATAACAGTTATTGTAAGACTACTGGTGGtgggtctctcgtatgtgagagtccgcctgggtaggcacaAACGCAACGTTgacttctgccgccaaacagaagtgtgtagtcactgttgcgttccggtttaaaggacattgtagccagtgtaactactagacataataaaacttaatgatctcactttttttttttttttttagagatACCATTAGACAACacatacaatacatttttatacaaagctattataaaatatatatctcatgtctcaggatggcgagcgcagtggaatactaatcAATACTTTCaatgatggtgtttctacagtttatgggcgatcgCATAGCTTACCATTAGGAAAATGGCAAGCTCGCCCTAcgtttaaagcaataaaaaaatgtttttttttgcgtaataaatttcaatttgctTTTACAATATATACTTACACACGTAGTTATcagcattttataattactcttaattttatcttaatcttAGAAAGGTATCATTAATGCGATCTCAAGGCAACAGCgctttaaatttaacaatgtgTGTTACAGTTAATTTTAGAATTatctagttaattatttttattggttaaaTAGATATCACCAACCTACGTCAGGAGACTAATATAGAATAATACCAGTCTAtggaaatacaataataaataggaGATAATGAATTAAACcaattaaatatagtataatgttAAAACTTAATATTCAGAGGCATTTTTGGAGTATGGATacactataaaattattgaaacgaTTGTAAATTCGAACGATTGTAAAACGATTGTATTATTCCAGATTTTTATAGTCTCTTTGCtatttacaattcaaatattcAGCTACGCGAAACTATGCCTAAGAATTATTTTGTTGAGTCGGACTATACTCGATCTGATTCCTTATAATTAATCTGTATTTGCAGTAACAAGCGACAATACAACGAATGGAAAGAAAAATGATACAAAATTCAAAAGGATTCCTTTAGTGAAATCAGAACCAATTTTAGGCGATGACGTCGAAACAGCGAATAAAAAAGAACCAGAAGTGACAGAAAATAGccataaggatatagaaaagtGGTAAGAATTTTTTTTGAACATAATCTCAAAAACTCTATTCGCGAAAATGCTTACCGAAATCGCtgaaacaggccggcataattatgtcgactggcaagggataaaCATACCTCGACGGTCAACACTATCTGGAGCCAAGTCTAATTATGAGATGCAGTGAGGTCATATtgccatgtatttataaaaacgttAATAAAATGTACGAGTCACGAGAAAAGCACGAGTCAAAAAGAAAAGAGTATCTCTAACAAGTCtctaaatatacctataatattataatttatatatttcacatctaataattatatctatacttagtctggccataaatactgttacacttaattataaaaaaatattacatttgaatttcgaatctgtcatttttatacgattgttcattgtgttttctcattttggcgccaatacattgtaaaatattttgcgatattaaaatggtgtggggtgataaagagaaccgaatcgctgtgatagcattacacaaagtaggtatggagccaaatgcaatttttaaaactctccatacacttggtattagtaaaatgtttgtgtaccgggctattaataggtacaatgagacctcctctgtttgtgacagaaaaagatctggccgtccacgtagtgttcgtacgaaaaaggtggtcaaagcagtaagggaaagaattcgaagaaatcctgtccgaaagcaaaagattttatctcgggaaatgaagatagcacctagaaccatgtcgcgtattttaaaagatgacttaggacttgcagcctataagagacgcactggccatttcttaactgataatttaaagaagaatagggtggtaaaatcgaaacaactactgaagcggtacgcaaagggaggtcacagaaaaattttgtttacggatgagaaaatttttacaattgagcaacattttaacaaacaaaatgaccgtatttatgctcaaagctctaaggaagcttcccaattagtcgacagagtgcaacgtggacattatccgacttcagtgatggtttggtggggtgttagctatgaaggagtgactgagccatatttttgtgaaaaaggtatcaaaacatcggcacaagtgtatcaagataccattcttgagaaggtagttaagccccttaacatcaccatgttcaataaccaagtatggtccttccagcaagactcggcgccgggtcataaagctcggtccacgcagtcttggttggaatcgaacgtttcggacttcatcagagctgaagactggccgtcgtctagtcccgatcttaatccgctggattatgatttgtggtcagttttagagagtacagcttgctctaaacgccatgataatttggagtccctaaaacaatctatacgattggcagtgaagaattttcccatggaaagagtgcgtgcttctattgataactggcctcatcgtttaaaggactgtattgcagccaatggagaccacttcgaataagctttttatatttttaattgttttatatttatgtattaaactgacacactgtaaaagtaataaatgttatttgcagttaacaattttcttttttctttattacaatatttatggcaagactaggtatatatatacctactgtACCCTTttatagtacaaaaaataatcttgtaTTCTTAATGAATTTTCAGCAAACCAgttacaacagtgactaatCCACGAGATGCTAAGGTAGGCTTTATTAGCTATTTAAACCTCATAACTTAAATTAATAGTATCAATAACCATAACACATTGGCCATGATTAAggggcgatagtctagttgggagtggaacggactgctgagactaATATCCGCGAATTCAAAACTCAAGGGTACGCACCTTTAGCTTTTGTAAAaacttatgtatgtattttttatgaattatcgcttgctttaacgataaaagaaaacatcgcgaggaaacctgaatCCCTAATAAGTTCTCTATGAGAATTTGGAGGGTATGTGAAGCCTGCCAATctgcacaaggccagcgtggtggactaacgcctaatctctctcagtagtagaggtccgTGCCtagaagtgggacagtatataatacagggctaatgttaatattattatattagtagccCCGTGATCATCACATAACTTAACTACATACTGCAAGGCCCCAAGTTTATGTCCAAATTCATTCAAAGTATCcaaacgtaaatatttgtttaggtaCATAGGATAAAAATTAGATATTTCGCTCTGATTGAAATTCATACCCATAGCTATAAGAATAGAGTCGCTCTCTATCCATGGATGGGATAAAACAGGCTGGTACAATTGTGTCAACTAGCGAGAGACAAACATCTCTCATCAGCCAATACTTTAACTGCTCCCCACAACGTATCAGAGGCAATAGGGCCGCTTTGttgtgcttgtataaaaaagttcGGCAAACTGATTTTGCATACCCAATACCTGTATAGGGTATGTAATATtagcgcctctgcttacccatTCAAGGATAACGCCGTGAACTCACGTATGTTCAAAATCATATGGGTTTCTCAGCTTCAACTTGTGATAAAACACTGGCAAttcgaatattttattacagataTCCAAAGCGAAGTACTATATAAAAACAACTATATTATTAGGATGTTGGATGTTTTCCacacttatttttatgactCACGATGTCAAGAAGGACGTGACGACCATATCTTCCGTATCGTCATCAGAAGTCAAAGGTAAGCCCAACTCATAGAATCCTGACTGCTCTACAGAATATGGtgaaaacacaaaaaagtaagTTCTGAGTCATGTTTAGGGCGGCTGGCTTATATGCATTAAGGAAGGCCGCCAAGGCCGCGCACGTACTGTCTTAGAATCAGTGTACAGAGGAGTACCATCAATgtattgtaattcaaagttctaagTGACATTCCTATTTTATCTCTCTCTTCATAAGGtaacaaaaaattacttataaaatatgatcTTAAAATTTTCTCCATAAATTTTCAGAATTCACATTTCCGATATTACATCAAACGACGTTCAATCCACTAGTTCTTACCATAAAAATGGTTGGGCCATTTTTGAGCGAACCGGAGCAAATAAAACTGAATGATTCAGATAGAGCGGATAAGGATAGACTAGAAGTATGGATCGAGAGGGCAGGAGGGTACGCGGTACGTGTTTTAATAAtggtttcatcatcatcatcagccgcaggatgtccaccgctaaacatgggcctcccccaaagatttccagatcgacctattgaaagcgacccgcatccagcgacctcctgctacttttatgaagtcatctgtccacctcgtggctGGACGCTGCGCACTGCATATTATcctgtttataaatattggtttgATTAACGCAATAGATAGCTTTATTTCCCAAACAGAAAACACCTTCAAGGAAGCGACTTActtgtttattcatttaattgtattttttccagATATCAGACATCTGGCTGATATACCTTAAAGAAGACCAAGATTTCGTAAAAGGAGAACCTCTATTAGCCACACTATTAATAACCACAAATGACACGGAAGATATTACCtatactatcaaaattaaatcatcTTCGAACGAAACTACGCCTTTTGCAATTAGTTACAAGTTTAACGCAATAGATGGCGGTGTTGGCGTGATCTACGCTTGCGTTTTGTTGGCTGGGCTGTATGTCCTCATTGTTTTTGAGGTAAGTTATAGGAATCATTCTGCAAACGATTTTAACAGCTATTATAACTCGAATCAATAGCGAAAATGAAACAATAAGAATACAGTTTGTTTGACATACgtaaagataaattactttgattggtttataattattaacgcATTATAATCTCCATATTATTAAATGGACActtataatcaaatttattatatttaatctacctatacaatgataatattattttatttcatgtcaTGAATGTTGTGCATGCCaagataaaaaaagttatttactaACATTTCAGGTAATTAACAGAACTATGGCGGCCATATCTGTTTCAACGATGTCACTAGCAGCCCTGGCTATAGCGGGCGAGAGACCGTCCTTACCAGAGGTGATCTCCTGGCTGGACGAGGAGACTCTCCTTCTCCTCTTCAGCATGATGATGCTCGTCGCCATAATGGCTGAGACCGGGATATTCGATTTCTTGGCTGTGTTTACTTTTCAGGTAACTAATTTGAGTTTGATTTATGACATTTAGTTAGTAGatttcatatgtaagagtccatCTATGTCGGTATCACCGGATTACGTAACTACCCACAAACAGCTgtgaaaattctgtttaaaaacAACGTACCGTCATTTTGAATGAACAATCCCatttttttcaatctatctcaaaaatttaccaatcagaaagATTTTTGTGGCATACgtacaaaagtaattataaataagtttttcggGGGGATAAATAGCAGTCACTTACTAtggttttactatttatttaattcaatcgATAGAACAATCAGGGCACTTtacaaatagaaattaaaataattggcCAGCTTAAAGTTAAAATGATAAGTAAAACGTTTCCGAAACAATCCCTTCCCATACCGTAGCGTGGCTCGGACTGGCGGCCCGCCGGGCATGCCGGGGGTCGCGGTACATGCGCGGGAGGGGAGCGCGCGTTTGCGCAGCGGTGGCGTGCTTTGATGGCGTGAGTCTGACCCCCGCGCCCCGCAGGAATACATCACGCTTAGGTGTACCGAGTAGGTATCCTACGGAGGCGCACGGGACACATCGAGGGTTGGTGTGCGATAAGTTATTgtaattggttcattttcggaatcggattgatgattgagattgggatcttTGTTTGAAAACATCTGTAAGCCAATGTAATCggagtgtaattttttttccttatctCTTACCCTGGTCTGTTTTTAATGTGCGTTATCTCTATTGTAGGTGACAAAAGGCAAGCTCTGGCCGTTAATATATCTTCTTTGCACTATCACGGCGATACTGTCAACCATCTTGGACAACGTTACCACAGTGCTTCTCATGTCTCCTGTCACCATACGGTAAGGACCTTTGCTAAAATTGAACTTAAACGCGAAAGTGTATGGTTTCTCTCTCTTAACCagaaaataattgaatagaTTTTTATGGATCTAGTTTGTAGATAtacttagataaaatatattaatgaacaTTATCCTAGTAAGTTTACGTATATTGAATTGCAAAAGTTTTTAAAGGATGTATTAAGGCATGTTTGAATTAAGTCCAAAAACCTCTGAATGGTTTTGGATGTACATTTTCACACCGAGCGCGTTCCTTACTATAATAAAGCTTATATTTCTTCCATAAAAAGACACAATTTTTATCTGGGAAACAAAAAACACACGGATGGAGCTAGAAATGCAACCTGAAATTACTTGATTTTTTTAGGTTGCATACTCTACCACTGACAATTTGAAATCTATGTTCTTTTTTCAGATTATGTGAAGTGATGGAATTAGATCCAGTGCCGATTCTGATGTTCATGTCGATATACAGTAACGTTGGAGGCACAGCCACGCCTGTTGGTG
The sequence above is drawn from the Manduca sexta isolate Smith_Timp_Sample1 chromosome 28, JHU_Msex_v1.0, whole genome shotgun sequence genome and encodes:
- the LOC115453407 gene encoding P protein, whose translation is MSLWKNIKQCSGLTAKDPELNRSHYSLVSGTELTGSALQLWHDLPEEVKNDEALAPFKQLCEKGVTSDNTTNGKKNDTKFKRIPLVKSEPILGDDVETANKKEPEVTENSHKDIEKCKPVTTVTNPRDAKISKAKYYIKTTILLGCWMFSTLIFMTHDVKKDVTTISSVSSSEVKEFTFPILHQTTFNPLVLTIKMVGPFLSEPEQIKLNDSDRADKDRLEVWIERAGGYAISDIWLIYLKEDQDFVKGEPLLATLLITTNDTEDITYTIKIKSSSNETTPFAISYKFNAIDGGVGVIYACVLLAGLYVLIVFEVINRTMAAISVSTMSLAALAIAGERPSLPEVISWLDEETLLLLFSMMMLVAIMAETGIFDFLAVFTFQVTKGKLWPLIYLLCTITAILSTILDNVTTVLLMSPVTIRLCEVMELDPVPILMFMSIYSNVGGTATPVGDPPNVIVVSNKAVVDAGINFTNFTAHMLVGILAIYIQTSLQIRYIFRDSNKLRLSVPREIQELSHQIAIWRRAADSLPHLSQDVRIVRERLERKIQKLTVQRDSLAKKASKRACPKETFQSTLINLKEKYKIRDKVLLMKTSVAVAFVVIVFFLHSIPDLNRVSLGWTALLGAILLLTLADREDLEPILRRVEWSTLLFFAALFVLMEALSKLGLILYIGGLMELLILKVDEGARLAVAIMLILWVSGMISGFVDNIPLTTMMIRVVLAIGSNPTLNLPLSPLIWALLFGACLGGNGTLIGSSASVVCAGVAEQHGYKFTFSRFFKIGFPIMIGHLVVASAYLLICHCVFSWH